The following is a genomic window from Lysinibacillus sp. G4S2.
CAAACTTCCGTCCAAACTTTTCTATAAACCATGCAGCTGTAAAATAACCTGGTAGCTGTGCAAGCGTCATAATGAGAACATATTTAAAGCTCGTAATCATATCGAAGCCTTTACCAACCATTACACTTGGTAGCCACAAAAACATACCGTAATACGAGAATACAACCGTAAACCATAACACCCATAACATCAGTGTTGAGCGTGCATATTTTTTCGACCAAACATCTCGCATGTTTTGCCCAATGCTTCGCTTTTTAGACTCTGCCTTCACTGTAAATTGTGAGGAGTCTGGTAAGTGCCAGCGAAGATAAATGGCATAGAATGCCGGAATTGCCGTTAGCACTAAAGCAACTCGCCATCCCCATGTAGGAATAACGAAATACGAGATTAGTGCAGCGATTAACCAACCAACCGCCCAGAAGCTTTCCAGTAAAACAACCACTCGCCCACGCTCTTTAGCTTCTACACTCTCTGAAACTAGCGTTGATGCGACTGGTAATTCTCCTCCTAGCCCCATGCCTACAAAAAAACGTAGTGCCATAAAAGCTGCTAAAGTAGTTGTAAATGCAGACAAGCCACTTGCAACAGAAAATAATACAAGCGTCCACATAAAAATTTGCTTACGTCCCACTTTATCAGCAAATACTCCGAAAACCAGCGCTCCTACAGCCATCCCAATTGAGTTAATGCTACCTATCCAGCCCGATTGACTTGGTGTTAATCCCCACTCAGCTGCTAATGCTGCAATAACGAATGATAATATTCCTACATCCATTGCATCGAAAAGCCAACCTACACCTGCTACTCCCAAAAGTTTATTGCGAGAAATTGATTGTTGAGACTTATTCGTTGCTACTGTATTTGTTGTCATCTTAATCACCTGTCTTTACACTTGACTTTACATCATTAAGTTTACTATACAGTTGTTTCAAGAAAGTGACAAGCAAAATTCAAATTACCGAATTGTTTCGACAATTTCCCAAATGCTATTGAAAACATAGGGCAATTTGCGTTAAAATGTCTTTTATACAAAAACAACTGTTCTTTCTATAAGAACAAAAGGAGATCGTAACGTTATGTGGAAAGGCCTTATTGAAGAATATAAACAATTTTTACCCGTAACAGAAAACACACCTGCTTTAACTTTAAACGAAGGCAATACGCCTCTTATACATTTAGTAAATTTATCTAAAAAACTTGGCATTGAGCTTTATGGAAAAATCGAAGGCGCAAATCCAACAGGTTCATTCAAAGACCGTGGTATGGTATTTGCCGTTGCAAAAGCAATTGAAGAAGGTAGCAAATGTGTTATTTGTGCTTCAACTGGTAACACATCAGCCGCTGCAGCAGCTTATGCAGCACGTGCTGGAATCCAATCTATAGTTGTTATCCCTAAAGGAAAAGTGGCACTTGGTAAGCTAGCCCAAGCGACAATGTATGGGGCAAAGATTATTGAGATTGACGGTAATTTCGATGATGCATTAAATATTGTTCGTCAAGTAAGCGAAACTACTCCGGTGGCACTTGTAAACTCTGTAAATCCATTCCGCATCGAGGGGCAAAAAACAGCATCTTTTGAAATAGTAGATGCTTTAGGGGCAGCTCCAGATTACCTTTGCATCCCTGTTGGTAACGCAGGTAACATTACTGCTTACTGGAAGGGCTTTAAAGAATATAACGAAGCAAAAGGCTCTGGTCTACCAAAGATGTTTGGCTTTGAAGCTGAAGGTGCAGCGGCAATTGTAAAAGGTGAACCAATCGCTAATCCTGAAACAGTGGCAACAGCCATTCGTATTGGTAATCCTGCAAGCTGGAAATTTGCTGAAGCAGCTCGTGATGAGTCTGGTGGAATTATTGATTCAGTTACAGACGAAGAAATTTTGGCTGCTTACAAATTAATTGCTGGTACTGAAGGGATTTTCGTTGAACCAGGCTCAGCTGCATCATTGGCAGGTGTTATTAAATCAGTTGAAAATGGCAAAATTGCGAAAGGCTCTAAAGTTGTTACAATCTTCACGGGTAATGGTTTGAAAGATCCTGATACTGCAATGAATGTCTCTACTGTAGATGTTGTCTCACTTAAAAACGATGAGGAAGAAATTCGAAAATATATCGAGGGCGTACTATGAGTGACATGTGGCAAATCTCAGTTCCTGGAAGCACAGCCAATCTAGGCCCTGGCTTTGATTCAATAGGACTTGGCTTGTCTCTTTACTTGAAACTAACTGTGTCTTTACAGGATAGATGGGAAATTATTCACCTTGATGATAATGGTCCTAAAGAGTTTGAGCTGGAAGAGCACTTACTATACGTGATTGCCAAAAAAATTGCTGATCAATACGGTAAGCAGCTACCTGCCTGCCGTGTCGAAATGGCAAGTGATCTTCCATTAGCTCGTGGTTTAGGGAGCAGCGCAGCGGTCATCGTTGCTGGAATTGAACTTGCTAACCAAGTCTGTGAGCTGAACTTAACTGTGCAGGATAAACTCAATTTATCCTCACAAATCGAAGGACACCCAGACAATGCAACTGCTTCCGTATTAGGAGGATTAACAATTTCTTCAATGGATGAGAATGGCATTGTGGATACATTCCATGTCAATGATATCGATGTTTCCTTTGTAGTATACGTGCCCGATGTCGAACTAAAAACAAGCGAATCTCGTTCTGTTTTACCAGAACAATTTGATCGAGCATATGCGGTGCATGCTTCTGCAAATGCTAATATGTTAGCCGCTTCATTAATGGCTCGTGATTTTGAACGTGCAGGGCACTATATGGAAAAAGACTTATTTCATGAGCCTTTCCGTGCCAAACTAATTCCACGATTTTCAGAAATTCATGAAGCTGCGAAGGCTAACGGTGCATTTGGAACAGCTTTAAGTGGTGCAGGGCCAACACTGATTTCCATTATCCCTACTGCTATTGCACATGATTTCGTAAATGCCATGAAAAATCAATTTCTAGAGCATCAAATTATCTTAACAAAAGCCGATGAATATGGTGTACAGGTGAAATTTGGACGTCTACTGTAAAGGTAGACGTTTCTTTTTGAAGGAGGAAGTAGCGTGAAACCAATTATATTCTGTGACTTTGATGGCACTATAACAGAAACTGATAATATCGTCTCACTTATGACTCAATTCGTACCAGAGGAATCTGAGAAAATTGCTAAGGCAATGATGGAACAAAAATTAACCTTTAAAGATGGCGTGTCAGCAATGTTCGAGCTATTATCAACTAAACAAAAGGATACTGTTATTAAATATTTATTGGATACGGCCATTATACGTGAGGGCTTTGACGATTTCGTTCGTTTTGCACAAGAGAAACATATTCCGTTTTACATTGTTAGTGGAGGTGTCGATTTTTTCATTGAGCCACTACTAAAAAAATACGGTCCATTTTCTGGTATATATTGCAATAGCGCTGATTTTTCAGAACAACAAATTAAACTCGTCTTTCCCAATAGCTGTGATGAAGAATGTGAGAAATTTGAGACACAGGGCTGTGGATGTTGCAAACCAAGCGTCATGCGAAAAGTAGCACAGCGTGATCATTTTAAAATCGTGATTGGAGATTCCCTTTCTGATTTTGAGGCTGCAAAACAGGCAGATTTAGTACTTGCTAGGGATCATCTTATTAAACGCTGTGAAGACCTTCACCTTCCATATAAGCGCTTTGAGACATTCTATGACTGCTTAGAGGCTGTAAAGGAGCTTATGGATGCAGAAAAGGCTGTAAAAATGTAAACATAACAAAGGGAGCCATTCTTCAATTAAGATGGCTCCCTTTCCACGTTCAAGATTCCTTATTCATTTTAAAATGTCTTTTGCGACGTTCATACCAAATGACACAGATTATGAACCAAGTATAACCCATACTCCATCCAGCCAATACATCTGAAGCAAAATGACGAGCTCCTGCAACTCGAGACAAACCAATAAGCACTGTTAATATAATTGCCCCAAGCCAAAGTAGCGTTTTTCTCCCCTTGCTATTATTCTCTGAAAATATATAAGCGATTGTAAATAAATACAAGATACCTGTCATAGAATGCCCTGATGGAAAGCTAAAGGATGTTAATTGATCTTCAATTTCAGGTCTTGGTCGCTGTACCCATTTTTTTAATAATTGGTTAAGAATATTTCCGCCTGCAAATGTTAACAAAACAAATAATATAGCTCGGTAATTTTTTACCTTCCATGCTAAATACACTACGAGAACGATAGCCACAGACACTACAAATGCCGGTTCTCCTATGTAATGGAAAAATTCGATAAAACGATTACCGAAAAAGAGATTTGCCATTTTTGTATCAAAATTATTGATAAACTCACTTTGATAAGTAACTCGTAACACAAAAAAGGTAATCAGCGTTACTATCGCCAAAGGATATGCCCATTTTTTCATTTCATACTTCACCTCAAAACTAAATCATGTCATGCTGTTTTATTTTTCACATCATAACATATTTAAGTAAGTTAGAGGTAAATTTGCTTTTTATCACGCAGTAACGTGCAGTATTTTATCTATACTGAAAGCGAACAATGCCCGATTGGTAAAGACTAATAATCAGCGGGGATGAAGAACCCTCACTGATTATTAGTCTTCACTCGATTTAACCTAACGTACTCCCTCTGTCCAGGGTAATGACAAATGTTTTTTTGTCAGGTTTATTAAAATAATTTGAAAGTACCAACGCAACGATAAATAAGATTGCAACGATAGATATGATCTTTCTAAACAAAATAAACACTTCCTCATCCCTTAATATCATGTTCAGTTTGAATTATTTTATTTTAATAATACAGGATCAAATAGCCAATCCATTGGTCCAAAGTTCGTATCCTTCTCGCCTTTTACCTCACGAGATATATTGTTTTTAATAACCAATTCTCTGAACCTTCTACTAAACAAAGTTTTTCTATATAAATATCTTCCATCATGGCTCCATTCTGCAGACAGGAATATATCACCTGTTACGTTTGTTAAATCTTCACGCTTATAACTATCAGGTCCATTGATAACCCCACTTAATCCGCAGCGACACGGAGGTTGCTCTGTCGCAAAATACAACTTAACTCTTTCAGTGCTACATTCTGGCAATACTTGTGTCGGTATAATTTGAAAAGCTTTTTGCTTCCCTTCTTCTGGTCCTTGATGAATAACCTCTAAAAGTTCATAGCCTCTAATATTCTCTTGTTTCATTAATGTCACTAATTCCTGTGAAGCTACCCAATATCCGCTCACATGAACTAGATGGCGATCTTTCATTTCTGTTGTATCTATCACTAATGGTGAAAGTTGCTCTTTCTCCATTAGTCCACAATGCTGGCAATAGGTGCTTATAGAAAATAAAGTTCCTTTATCATCTATAAACATATCAGGTGAGTTACCTGTTGAGTTTAATGTAAACAATGGTGCTTGCTCATATTCACTCTCTGAAAAATCAAAGTAAAAACGTTCTCCAATTGAAACAATCCCTAATTCGCGTTCCAATGATTTATATAACGCTGCTACATGCTCATATGTTACATCTTCATTTAATGTAAAAATAGGATTAAATGATGCCTTTAAATTTCTTTTTCTTATTTCAGTGGCACCAATACAAATCCCATAGCGGTTATACACTTTAATAACTTGATCTTGACTAGATTCATCTATAGAAAATAAATTTTCAAGTTCTACTTTCAAAATACACGCCTACCTTTATATAAAGTTTTATGGTGAAGTATGTTGACTAGCTAGTATCTTAAAAAATCTACAATCTCTACTTTATTCATAGATAGTCAGGCTGCTTATTTTAAACGAAATCTTTTATATATTATTACAGGTGTGTTGATTAACCATTTTTATACATTCGAAGAGGCTGATTTCCGCTACGGGCTACTCGCTTTCCTGCGGGCGAGCGCCGAGCCGCTTCCTCCGCTTCGCTCCGTACAGGGTCTCGTCTGTCTCGCTTTCCCGCAGGAGTCGAGTAGCCCTACGCTACAATCAGTTAAAATGGAAATATATCAGCAAAATAGTAACAAAAAAATCCATTTACCGCGCAATATTAAACCTATTTTTTCCTAATCAACACGCCTGATATTATTACTCACTATAACAAATCTACTTACCACGATTATATTAAGCGTACCAGTACTAACACCGATATTTCAACGGTGGGTTTACGCCAATTTTCTGGCGGTCTGCGACTCGATTTTTGGCGTGATTTGGCGGACATATAAAAACACCGCCAAAAATTGGCGGTGTTACACGGAAATTATAGGTATTTAGCATTATAATTAAAGATTAATTTACTAAGTTAATATATGGTATTTCAAAACTATCCAAACTATCCCTTTTTATTGAAAAAAATACCAATATCGATGAGTATAACATATAGATAAACTATAGTAAATTCATTCTTTCTGCAAGATTTACAGCATCGGTACGCGAATCTACATTCAACAAAGAAAACAACTGTGTTAAATATCTTTCTGTTGTTCGCTGAGGGATATTTAACTCTAAAGCAATGGCTTTGTTCGTATGTCCTTTAGCAATCAATCTTAAAATCTTCTTTTCTTTTTCATTTAAGTGGATATCAAGCTTAGCATCCTGCAATTTAAATCGATTATCGAGAAAATCCAAGAAATTTTGTGGTAAAACAATTTCACCATTTGCAATAGCCCTTACAGTCCTTAATATTTGTTCTTTGGATGCTGTTTTAGCTAAGATGCCTTCTATTTTTCGTTCCAAAATAAGTGGATAATAATCTGTAATATCGTCACCTGTATAAAGGATAATTGAAGCATTTGACTGGATAGCTTTTATGTTACGGGCTAAGTTAATACCATTTTCTAACGGCATATTTACATCAATTAAGTAGATATCATACGGCTTGTTTTTAATTCTCCGTATAACATGAGTTGCATCACTTTCTGTATCAACTATAATATCTTCATTTTCTTGAAATAAATTTTTCGTTCCCTCTAACACAATAG
Proteins encoded in this region:
- a CDS encoding MFS transporter; translated protein: MTTNTVATNKSQQSISRNKLLGVAGVGWLFDAMDVGILSFVIAALAAEWGLTPSQSGWIGSINSIGMAVGALVFGVFADKVGRKQIFMWTLVLFSVASGLSAFTTTLAAFMALRFFVGMGLGGELPVASTLVSESVEAKERGRVVVLLESFWAVGWLIAALISYFVIPTWGWRVALVLTAIPAFYAIYLRWHLPDSSQFTVKAESKKRSIGQNMRDVWSKKYARSTLMLWVLWFTVVFSYYGMFLWLPSVMVGKGFDMITSFKYVLIMTLAQLPGYFTAAWFIEKFGRKFVLVSYLIGTAVSAFIFGNAETMAVLLTSGMLLSFFNLGAWGALYAYTPEQYPAIIRGTGAGMAAAAGRIGGIFGPLLVGVLLTAGYDIGFIFAIFCGAIIIGVVGVVFLGKETKQIELE
- a CDS encoding 2-hydroxy-3-keto-5-methylthiopentenyl-1-phosphate phosphatase; the encoded protein is MKPIIFCDFDGTITETDNIVSLMTQFVPEESEKIAKAMMEQKLTFKDGVSAMFELLSTKQKDTVIKYLLDTAIIREGFDDFVRFAQEKHIPFYIVSGGVDFFIEPLLKKYGPFSGIYCNSADFSEQQIKLVFPNSCDEECEKFETQGCGCCKPSVMRKVAQRDHFKIVIGDSLSDFEAAKQADLVLARDHLIKRCEDLHLPYKRFETFYDCLEAVKELMDAEKAVKM
- a CDS encoding phosphatase PAP2 family protein, with protein sequence MKKWAYPLAIVTLITFFVLRVTYQSEFINNFDTKMANLFFGNRFIEFFHYIGEPAFVVSVAIVLVVYLAWKVKNYRAILFVLLTFAGGNILNQLLKKWVQRPRPEIEDQLTSFSFPSGHSMTGILYLFTIAYIFSENNSKGRKTLLWLGAIILTVLIGLSRVAGARHFASDVLAGWSMGYTWFIICVIWYERRKRHFKMNKES
- the thrC gene encoding threonine synthase gives rise to the protein MWKGLIEEYKQFLPVTENTPALTLNEGNTPLIHLVNLSKKLGIELYGKIEGANPTGSFKDRGMVFAVAKAIEEGSKCVICASTGNTSAAAAAYAARAGIQSIVVIPKGKVALGKLAQATMYGAKIIEIDGNFDDALNIVRQVSETTPVALVNSVNPFRIEGQKTASFEIVDALGAAPDYLCIPVGNAGNITAYWKGFKEYNEAKGSGLPKMFGFEAEGAAAIVKGEPIANPETVATAIRIGNPASWKFAEAARDESGGIIDSVTDEEILAAYKLIAGTEGIFVEPGSAASLAGVIKSVENGKIAKGSKVVTIFTGNGLKDPDTAMNVSTVDVVSLKNDEEEIRKYIEGVL
- the thrB gene encoding homoserine kinase produces the protein MSDMWQISVPGSTANLGPGFDSIGLGLSLYLKLTVSLQDRWEIIHLDDNGPKEFELEEHLLYVIAKKIADQYGKQLPACRVEMASDLPLARGLGSSAAVIVAGIELANQVCELNLTVQDKLNLSSQIEGHPDNATASVLGGLTISSMDENGIVDTFHVNDIDVSFVVYVPDVELKTSESRSVLPEQFDRAYAVHASANANMLAASLMARDFERAGHYMEKDLFHEPFRAKLIPRFSEIHEAAKANGAFGTALSGAGPTLISIIPTAIAHDFVNAMKNQFLEHQIILTKADEYGVQVKFGRLL
- a CDS encoding response regulator transcription factor, yielding MLIVDDHPIVLEGTKNLFQENEDIIVDTESDATHVIRRIKNKPYDIYLIDVNMPLENGINLARNIKAIQSNASIILYTGDDITDYYPLILERKIEGILAKTASKEQILRTVRAIANGEIVLPQNFLDFLDNRFKLQDAKLDIHLNEKEKKILRLIAKGHTNKAIALELNIPQRTTERYLTQLFSLLNVDSRTDAVNLAERMNLL